One Glycine max cultivar Williams 82 chromosome 3, Glycine_max_v4.0, whole genome shotgun sequence DNA window includes the following coding sequences:
- the LOC100787544 gene encoding histidine-containing phosphotransfer protein 1: MYGVSQLQRQLAQYTSSLFEEGFLDDQFNQLQQLQDESNPEFVVEVVTLFFEDAERLLNELAKALGQENIDFKRVEAHVRQLKGSSSSIGAQRVQKVCIAFRNYCEEKNVEGCLKSLQEIKQECSLVKSKFETLFKMEQQLFAAGGSVTR, from the exons ATGTATGGTGTGTCTCAGTTGCAGAGACAGTTGGCTCAATACACTTCTTCCCTGTTTGAAGAG GGTTTCCTAGATGATCAATTTAACCAGCTTCAGCAACTTCAAGATGAAAGCAACCCAGAGTTTGTGGttgaagttgtgactcttttctTTGAGGATGCAGAGAGGCTTCTTAATGAGCTGGCAAAGGCACT AggccaggaaaacattgatTTTAAAAGGGTGGAAGCTCATGTTCGCCAATTGAAAGGTAGCAGCTCCAg CATTGGCGCACAAAGAGTTCAGAAAGTTTGCATTGCCTTCCGAAACTACTGTGAGGAGAAAAATGTTGAAGG GTGCCTTAAAAGTTTACAGGAAATAAAACAGGAGTGTTCCTTGGTGAAAAGCAAGTTTGAAACTCTCTTCAAG ATGGAGCAGCAGCTTTTTGCCGCAGGGGGGTCGGTTACTAGGTAG
- the LOC106798115 gene encoding histone H2AX, whose protein sequence is MSSTGGSTKGGRGKPKASKSVSRSQKAGLQFPVGRIARFLKAGKYAERVGAGAPVYLSAVLEYLAAEVLELAGNAARDNKKNRIVPRHIQLAVRNDEELSKLLGSVTIANGGVLPNIHQTLLPKKAGKGKGEIGSASQEF, encoded by the exons ATGAGTTCAACTGGTGGTTCTACCAAGGGCGGAAGGGGCAAGCCCAAAGCCTCCAAATCCGTTTCAAGATCGCAGAAAGCTGGTCTCCAATTCCCCGTTGGAAGAATCGCTCGATTCCTTAAGGCTGGGAAATACGCCGAGCGTGTTGGTGCTGGTGCTCCTGTGTACCTCTCTGCAGTGCTCGAATATCTCGCTGCTGAG gttttggAATTGGCTGGGAATGCTGCTAGGGATAACAAGAAGAATCGTATTGTTCCTAGGCACATTCAGCTTGCTGTGAGGAACGATGAGGAACTGAGCAAGCTTTTGGGGTCTGTTACCATTGCCAACGGAGGTGTCTTGCCGAACATTCACCAGACTCTGCTTCCCAAGAAGGCTGGAAAGGGGAAGGGCGAAATTGGATCTGCCTCTCaagagttttag
- the LOC100781693 gene encoding probable protein S-acyltransferase 17: MGVEWLLVCHGLVTAVVVVSFLCGRWPIFEGTFIQRIHYFLTFGAYDYFLRFVGAVFGPKCTDSVLSVEYYCCDRPNPLLQIIYIVIIGVTYYFVAKSCFAYIPGYYLSGIHRYTSFLAVAVGILLFLLTSFSDPGTINTENVSHYINAYPYDNIIYSEKECSTCKIPKPARSKHCSICDRCVARFDHHCGWMNNCIGEKNTQYFMAFLLWHFLICLYGTVAIVLVLAGRLRELRVVDILTVYYGIENSFLDLAPNVVQWLLGSYNTQILLMVFLAIVGMLLAGFFGYHAKLCLTNTTTNETFKWQDYMDWQRKLKEAKVSAEALKQSIGGMSGEKQPLLSKCRAFFRKSPLEDVVVVKNNVYDKGFFLNIQEVISPFSTRRSFTQNKLKSS; encoded by the exons ATGGGCGTAGAGTGGTTATTGGTGTGCCATGGCTTGGTCACTGCGGTGGTCGTTGTCTCTTTCCTCTGCGGTCGATGGCCAATCTTTGAAGGCACTTTCATTCAACGCATTCACTACTTCCTCACTTTCGGCGCCTACGATTACTTCct GCGTTTCGTTGGCGCTGTTTTCGGTCCTAAGTGTACGGATTCGGTTCTCTCCGTCGAATATTACTGCTGCGATCGTCCCAATCCTCTTCTGCag attatatatattgtgataATTGGTGTAACATATTATTTCGTTGCGAAGTCTTGCTTTGCCTATATCCCTGGATACTATCTAAGTGGAATTCACAG gtACACAAGCTTCTTGGCAGTTGCTGTTGGAATTCTGCTCTTTCTTTTGACCAGCTTTTCTGATCCGGGGACAATAAACACTGAGAATGTTTCTCACTATATTAATGCTTATCCctatgataatattatttattcagaGAAAGAATGTTCAACTTGCAAAATTCCAAA aCCTGCTAGGTCAAAACACTGCAGCATTTGTGATCGCTGTGTTGCACGATTTGATCATCACTGTGGATGGATG AACAACTGCATAGGGGAGAAAAACACCCAGTATTTCATGGCTTTTCTATTATG GCATTTCCTTATATGCTTGTATGGAACAGTTGCCATTGTCTTGGTTCTTGCTGGAAGACTAAGAGAATTAAGAGTTGTTGATATTCTAACCG TTTATTATGGAATAGAAAATTCTTTTCTGGATTTAGCTCCTAATGTTGTGCAG TGGTTGTTGGGATCTTACAACACCCAGATACTTCTTATGGTGTTCCTTGCAATCGTTGGGATGCTGTTAGCTGGTTTCTTTGGTTACCATGCAAAGCTTTGCCTTACCAACACTACCACTAATGAG ACTTTTAAGTGGCAAGATTACATGGACTGGCAAAGGAAGCTAAAAGAAGCAAAGGTCAGTGCTGAAGCCCTGAAACAAAGTATCGGTGGAATGAGCGGTGAGAAACAGCCCTTGTTGAGCAAATGCAGAGCCTTCTTTCGAAAATCACCTCTAGAAGATGTGGTAGTAGTTAAGAATAATGTTTACGATAAAGGTTTCTTCCTCAATATTCAGGAGGTTATTTCCCCTTTCTCTACAAGGCGGTCCTTTAcacaaaacaaattgaagtccaGCTGA
- the LOC100500696 gene encoding uncharacterized protein isoform X1, whose protein sequence is MKNATLALKSLHVGVALTSCPGQLKPVTCEFRVRIRCSSNVGVSRQQVLEKLDKELAKGDDRAALALVKDLQGKPDGLRCFGAARQVPQRLYTLDELRLNGIETLSLLSPVDTTLGSIERNLQIAAIVGGLAAWNAFAISPQQIFYISLGLLFLWTLDAVSFGGGIGGLVVDTIGHSFSQKYHNRVIQHEAGHFLIAYLVGILPRGYTISSLDALQKVGSLNIQAGTAFVDFEFQEEVNSGKVSATTLNKFSCIALAGVSTEYLIYGFSEGGLDDIRKLDLLLKGLGFTQKKTDSQVRWSLLNTVLLLRRHEAARGKVAEALSMGKSVGSCIDIIENSIDVSDL, encoded by the exons ATGAAAAATGCAACACTAGCCTTGAAAAGCCTG CATGTGGGTGTGGCCCTGACATCATGCCCTGGACAACTGAAACCGGTAACATGTGAATTTAGGGTCAGAATCCGATGCTCCTCCAATGTTGGTGTTTCTAGGCAACAAGTTCTGGAGAAATTGGACAAGGAGCTAGCAAAGGGAGATGATAGAGCTGCGCTCGCACTTGTCAAGGATTTGCAGGGTAAGCCTGATGGCCTTCGGTGTTTTGGTGCAGCCAGACAG GTGCCTCAAAGGCTTTACACCTTGGATGAATTGAGGCTTAATGGGATTGAAACTTTGTCTCTTCTTTCGCCCGTGGACACAACTCTTGGTTCAATTGAGAGAAACCTCCAGATTGCTGCTATTGTAGGAGGCCTTGCTGCATGGAATGCCTTTGCTATTTCCCCACAGCAAATCTTCTATATTTCACTTGGGTTGCTCTTTCTATGGACATTGGACGCG GTCTCTTTTGGTGGAGGTATTGGTGGCTTGGTTGTTGATACAATTGGTCACAGCTTCAGTCAAAAATACCACAATAGGGTTATTCAA CATGAAGCTGGTCACTTTTTAATTGCCTATCTGGTAGGAATACTTCCTAGAGGATATACTATTTCTAGTTTGGATGCTCTGCAGAAGGTGGGATCTCTGAATATTCAAGCGGGCACAGCCTTTGTAGATTTTGAGTTTCAAGAAGAA GTTAATTCTGGAAAAGTATCAGCTACA aCATTGAACAAATTTTCATGTATAGCATTGGCTGGGGTGTCTACTGAATATCTTATATATGGATTTTCTGAAGGAGGTCTGGATGACATAAGAAAG TTGGATTTATTGCTCAAGGGCCTAGGCTTCACACAGAAGAAGACAGATTCTCAGGTTAGATGGTCTTTGCTAAACACGGTCTTGCTCTTGCGGAGGCATGAAGCAGCTCGAGGGAAGGTTGCCGAGGCCTTATCAATGGGAAAATCTGTAGGATCCTGCATTGACATTATAGAGAATTCTATCGATGTTTCAGATCTCTAA
- the LOC100500696 gene encoding uncharacterized protein LOC100500696 codes for MVGLALMQHVGVALTSCPGQLKPVTCEFRVRIRCSSNVGVSRQQVLEKLDKELAKGDDRAALALVKDLQGKPDGLRCFGAARQVPQRLYTLDELRLNGIETLSLLSPVDTTLGSIERNLQIAAIVGGLAAWNAFAISPQQIFYISLGLLFLWTLDAVSFGGGIGGLVVDTIGHSFSQKYHNRVIQHEAGHFLIAYLVGILPRGYTISSLDALQKVGSLNIQAGTAFVDFEFQEEVNSGKVSATTLNKFSCIALAGVSTEYLIYGFSEGGLDDIRKLDLLLKGLGFTQKKTDSQVRWSLLNTVLLLRRHEAARGKVAEALSMGKSVGSCIDIIENSIDVSDL; via the exons ATGGTCGGTTTGGCTTTGATGCAGCATGTGGGTGTGGCCCTGACATCATGCCCTGGACAACTGAAACCGGTAACATGTGAATTTAGGGTCAGAATCCGATGCTCCTCCAATGTTGGTGTTTCTAGGCAACAAGTTCTGGAGAAATTGGACAAGGAGCTAGCAAAGGGAGATGATAGAGCTGCGCTCGCACTTGTCAAGGATTTGCAGGGTAAGCCTGATGGCCTTCGGTGTTTTGGTGCAGCCAGACAG GTGCCTCAAAGGCTTTACACCTTGGATGAATTGAGGCTTAATGGGATTGAAACTTTGTCTCTTCTTTCGCCCGTGGACACAACTCTTGGTTCAATTGAGAGAAACCTCCAGATTGCTGCTATTGTAGGAGGCCTTGCTGCATGGAATGCCTTTGCTATTTCCCCACAGCAAATCTTCTATATTTCACTTGGGTTGCTCTTTCTATGGACATTGGACGCG GTCTCTTTTGGTGGAGGTATTGGTGGCTTGGTTGTTGATACAATTGGTCACAGCTTCAGTCAAAAATACCACAATAGGGTTATTCAA CATGAAGCTGGTCACTTTTTAATTGCCTATCTGGTAGGAATACTTCCTAGAGGATATACTATTTCTAGTTTGGATGCTCTGCAGAAGGTGGGATCTCTGAATATTCAAGCGGGCACAGCCTTTGTAGATTTTGAGTTTCAAGAAGAA GTTAATTCTGGAAAAGTATCAGCTACA aCATTGAACAAATTTTCATGTATAGCATTGGCTGGGGTGTCTACTGAATATCTTATATATGGATTTTCTGAAGGAGGTCTGGATGACATAAGAAAG TTGGATTTATTGCTCAAGGGCCTAGGCTTCACACAGAAGAAGACAGATTCTCAGGTTAGATGGTCTTTGCTAAACACGGTCTTGCTCTTGCGGAGGCATGAAGCAGCTCGAGGGAAGGTTGCCGAGGCCTTATCAATGGGAAAATCTGTAGGATCCTGCATTGACATTATAGAGAATTCTATCGATGTTTCAGATCTCTAA